The following are from one region of the Spirochaetota bacterium genome:
- a CDS encoding 3-keto-5-aminohexanoate cleavage protein translates to MDKLIITAALTGGIHGKEANPALPEQPDEIIREALRCYEAGAAVVHLHARDGAGKGVADARIFAEMNQGIRARCDIIIQNTTGGPGLPINERITSLDAGPEMASLNMGSVVFFHQGKELPFINLRLEIEAFAKAMLERGIKPEMEVYNPSMFGEIENLIKQGLLAAPYYINFVMGVGGMGGYPGTLKNLAIMIDHLPRGSVFNVSGIGRAQLPMNTMAVLSGGHARTGLEDCVNYRKGEPAKSNAQLVERIVRLARELGREVATAGEARAILGMKR, encoded by the coding sequence ATGGATAAACTGATAATAACGGCCGCCCTCACCGGCGGCATCCACGGCAAGGAAGCGAACCCGGCCCTGCCAGAGCAGCCCGACGAGATCATCCGCGAGGCCCTCCGTTGTTACGAGGCCGGCGCGGCCGTGGTCCATCTCCACGCGCGCGACGGGGCCGGGAAAGGAGTGGCCGATGCGCGCATATTCGCCGAGATGAACCAGGGCATCCGCGCGCGCTGCGACATCATCATACAGAACACAACGGGCGGCCCGGGACTTCCCATCAACGAGCGCATCACCAGCCTCGACGCCGGCCCGGAGATGGCCTCGCTCAACATGGGCTCGGTCGTCTTCTTCCACCAGGGGAAAGAGCTGCCCTTCATCAACCTCAGATTGGAGATCGAAGCCTTCGCGAAAGCGATGCTCGAGCGCGGCATCAAGCCCGAGATGGAGGTCTACAATCCATCGATGTTCGGCGAGATCGAAAACCTGATAAAACAGGGGCTGCTCGCCGCGCCGTATTACATCAACTTCGTAATGGGTGTCGGCGGCATGGGCGGCTATCCGGGGACACTGAAAAATCTCGCGATAATGATCGACCATCTGCCGCGGGGCTCGGTCTTCAATGTGTCCGGAATCGGCCGGGCCCAGTTGCCGATGAATACGATGGCGGTCCTCTCCGGCGGCCACGCGCGCACGGGCCTGGAGGATTGCGTAAACTACCGGAAGGGCGAGCCGGCAAAATCGAACGCACAACTCGTCGAGCGCATTGTCAGACTGGCGCGCGAGCTTGGAAGGGAGGTCGCGACCGCAGGCGAGGCAAGGGCGATACTGGGAATGAAGCGGTGA
- a CDS encoding thiamine pyrophosphate-dependent enzyme: MNERMNRARLIAEHGSISAAVESRSMPQFQDISLSEALVLGLYNQGVRKYVGIFGHGTTDIAEVLRVYEEEGLVKTFNVRHETAAAHAVTALKMLTGETAAVITSIGPGALHAFAGSLCAASNGVGVYHIYGDETTHDEGFNMQQIPRDEQYQFLKLTGIMGNAYSLQEPRSIFTALRRGAVHTGQIGFSGPFFLLAPMNTQPVIIKDCNVLEFPGRFESSPPACTDAGVFERASALAGRAKRVTIKIGQGARGCGPELVELAGLLDAAIVAGPSASGIVPNSEPRYMTVGGSKGSISGNYAMNEADLAVVVGARAVCQWDCSGTAWKKADAVINFNMEPQHAAHYNRSVAVIGDARRNLRAWIDHLKAEGFRPVDGSSEWAVAVFGKRAEWEAFRRARYDTPALYDVVWKKEVLTQPAAIKAVCDWADEAGAVKLFDAGDVQANAFQIVGDEREGQTLTDTGSSFMGFAASAVLAAAMAERPFYPVAFSGDGSFTMNPQILIDGIEHGVRGCVVIFDNRRMAAISGLQNAQYSKTYKTADSVEVDYVAMANSVRGVLSISGGTSISELRAALVRARAHDGLAVIHVPVYCGENELGGMGVFGDWNVGDWCVRVQEEHHRIGL; this comes from the coding sequence ATGAACGAACGAATGAATCGTGCACGATTGATCGCTGAACACGGGTCCATATCCGCCGCCGTCGAGTCGCGGTCAATGCCGCAATTCCAGGATATTTCGCTCTCCGAAGCCCTCGTGCTGGGCCTCTATAACCAGGGAGTGAGGAAATATGTCGGGATATTCGGGCATGGCACGACCGACATCGCCGAGGTGCTGCGTGTTTACGAGGAAGAGGGGCTGGTAAAAACCTTCAACGTGCGTCACGAAACGGCCGCCGCTCACGCCGTGACGGCGCTGAAGATGCTGACCGGCGAGACCGCCGCGGTCATTACTTCCATCGGCCCGGGGGCCTTGCACGCGTTCGCCGGTTCGCTCTGCGCCGCGTCCAACGGTGTCGGAGTGTACCACATCTACGGCGACGAGACCACTCACGACGAAGGCTTCAACATGCAGCAGATTCCCCGAGACGAACAGTACCAGTTTTTGAAACTGACGGGAATCATGGGAAACGCGTACTCTCTTCAAGAGCCGCGTTCGATCTTTACCGCGCTCAGACGCGGGGCGGTTCATACAGGGCAAATTGGTTTCAGCGGTCCGTTTTTTCTGCTGGCACCGATGAACACCCAGCCGGTGATTATTAAAGACTGTAATGTTCTCGAATTTCCCGGAAGGTTCGAATCGAGCCCGCCGGCCTGTACGGATGCGGGCGTATTCGAACGGGCGAGCGCGCTGGCCGGGAGGGCGAAGCGCGTAACCATCAAGATCGGTCAGGGGGCGAGGGGCTGCGGACCGGAACTGGTCGAGCTCGCCGGGCTGCTCGACGCGGCCATCGTCGCCGGTCCGAGCGCCTCGGGCATCGTCCCCAATTCAGAGCCACGCTACATGACCGTCGGAGGGTCGAAGGGTTCGATCTCGGGCAACTACGCAATGAACGAGGCGGACCTCGCGGTGGTGGTCGGAGCGCGCGCGGTGTGCCAGTGGGACTGTTCGGGAACGGCCTGGAAAAAGGCCGATGCCGTAATTAATTTCAACATGGAACCACAGCACGCCGCACACTACAACCGTTCGGTCGCGGTTATCGGCGACGCCCGGCGCAACCTGCGCGCCTGGATCGATCACCTGAAAGCCGAAGGGTTCCGACCGGTCGACGGGAGCTCGGAATGGGCGGTGGCGGTCTTCGGCAAACGTGCTGAATGGGAGGCCTTCAGGCGTGCGCGCTACGACACGCCCGCGCTGTACGACGTGGTATGGAAAAAGGAAGTACTCACCCAGCCGGCCGCCATCAAGGCGGTCTGCGACTGGGCCGACGAAGCCGGCGCCGTCAAGCTCTTCGACGCCGGCGATGTGCAGGCCAACGCATTCCAGATTGTCGGGGACGAGCGCGAGGGACAGACGCTCACCGACACCGGCTCCTCGTTCATGGGTTTCGCCGCCTCGGCGGTGCTTGCCGCTGCAATGGCCGAGCGGCCGTTTTATCCGGTGGCCTTCTCCGGTGACGGCAGTTTCACGATGAATCCCCAAATACTCATCGACGGCATCGAGCACGGCGTGCGGGGATGCGTGGTGATCTTCGACAACCGGCGCATGGCAGCCATTTCGGGGCTGCAGAACGCGCAGTATTCAAAGACGTACAAAACGGCCGATTCGGTCGAAGTCGACTATGTCGCGATGGCGAATTCGGTGCGTGGCGTGCTAAGTATTTCCGGTGGGACATCGATAAGCGAGCTGCGTGCGGCGCTTGTGCGTGCGCGCGCGCATGACGGGCTTGCCGTTATTCATGTGCCCGTGTACTGCGGCGAGAACGAACTGGGCGGCATGGGCGTATTCGGCGACTGGAACGTGGGCGACTGGTGCGTTCGCGTGCAGGAGGAGCATCACCGTATCGGCCTGTAA
- a CDS encoding RpiB/LacA/LacB family sugar-phosphate isomerase, which yields MKIAVINETSAGDRNADVMAALEGRGHEILNAGMTKTGGQPELTYIHAGLLAALLINAGRVDYVVGGCGTGLGFLNSVVQYPGIVCGLVADPIAAWLFTQINGGNCVSLPMLYQFGWAGDVNFRFIFDRIFSVEPGVGYPAHRQASQRESRKTLFDISKRTHHSMAEILGRLDAQIVKTVLSFPRVMETLDPATLANGELSSAIKKLA from the coding sequence ATGAAGATAGCGGTGATCAATGAAACGAGCGCGGGCGACCGCAATGCGGACGTTATGGCGGCGCTCGAGGGCAGGGGCCACGAGATCCTAAACGCCGGAATGACGAAGACCGGCGGACAGCCCGAGCTTACGTACATACACGCGGGCCTGCTCGCGGCCCTGTTGATTAACGCCGGCCGGGTCGATTACGTGGTCGGCGGCTGTGGAACGGGCCTTGGTTTTCTCAATTCGGTCGTGCAGTACCCCGGTATCGTATGCGGCCTGGTCGCCGATCCCATAGCGGCCTGGCTCTTTACCCAGATCAACGGCGGCAACTGCGTCTCGCTTCCCATGCTCTACCAGTTCGGCTGGGCGGGCGACGTCAACTTCAGATTCATATTCGACCGCATCTTCAGCGTCGAGCCCGGAGTCGGTTACCCCGCCCACCGCCAGGCCTCGCAGCGCGAGAGCCGAAAAACGCTTTTCGACATCTCAAAGCGAACGCATCATTCGATGGCCGAAATTCTCGGGCGACTCGATGCACAGATAGTAAAAACGGTCCTCTCGTTTCCGCGCGTGATGGAAACGCTCGACCCGGCCACGCTTGCCAACGGGGAACTGAGTAGCGCGATAAAGAAACTTGCATAG